CTTTTTTGACTCATTATTGGCTCGATCCGCGGTTTCCGGGCTGTGACACGGTGACGAAAGTCGGTTGCTGTGATCTTGACCGGCTTGCAGCATGGGGCGAACAGTATGGCTTACGGCGGGAATGGATTGATGACCGACGCGATGACTACCCTCATTTTGATTTGTTTGGTGAACGCCAGCGAATGATTCTCGAAGCCGAACAGCAGACCCGGCAGCTCGATAAGTTTGTACGAAAAAAAGCCTGAGAGAACTCAGGCTTTTTTGTAATCGTATTCGAGTTCCCCTGTCGACTCATTAAACAGGACGTGCAAATTGTGCCCATCAAAATACCACTTATCCCGCTCTTCCACGAAAAACAGCAGGTTATCGTACGTACTTTCAGCTGCTGCTTCATCCGGCGTGTCTTTTGTCACGCCGAGCGAGAAGCCCGCATGCAGTTTACTCGAACCGCCGTAGCGGGCGAAAAATCGGATGTTTTCTCCAGGTTCCGCTTCCATTTCATCCTTGAACCAGTTCAGCGCTTCTTTCGAGACTACGATATCCAATCGGATCACGTCCTTTTCTAAGCGTTTTACATCCACTTAACTTTTGGTTCTGTGCCAGCACGGATTCTGGCTATGTTTGAACGGTGCCGGTAAATGATGAACACAGACAAAATGACAATGACGATAAACAGAAGCCAATCTCCCGTCAGCCACACATAGACGGCCGTGTATGCCATGGCGATAAACCCGAGAGAGATGGATGTCAGGGAGACGATCTTCGTGAGTTTCAGCACGAGGAAGAACGACAGAACCATGACAACGAACAGCGGCCAGTGATAAGCTAAGAGCACGCCTCCGCTTGTGGCCACAGCTTTTCCGCCACGGAATCCGGCGAATACCGGAAAAATATGTCCGACGACAGCTGCAACACCGAGGATGAGCGGGTGAATGTCCGTCTCAATAACAAGCGGCAACAAAACCGCAGCCGTTCCTTTCAGGATGTCGATGAGGGTGACCGCTGCACCCGCTTTTTTTCCGAGCGTGCGAAAAGCATTCGTAGCGCCGAGGTTACCGCTTCCCATTTTTCGGATGTCTGTGTTATAAAATGCTTTCCCTACCCAAAGCCCTGCCGGAATGGAACCGAGCACATACGCCGCAATGACGGCAAACAAAGTTTCCATAGTTTGCTCCTTCATTCCTTGATAATCGTGTATACTGTATACGACTGATGCAGTCTCAGTTTATCACGAGATGCAAAGAATGGACAATAGCAGAGCTGAACTAGTTATTGCAGAGGCACAGCCAGTATGATAAAAGAAAAGGACAGGTGATTTTTTATGCAGAACCCTTCCCGAAACGAAATCAGGTCCATACTGGATCAGGCCGAAACGATTGCAGTCATCGGCTTGAGTCCGAATCCTGCCCGGACCTCTCATATGGTGTCAAAAGCGATGCAGGATGCCGGTTACCGGATTATTCCGGTCAATCCGATGGCCGATGAAGTACTCGGCGAAAAAAGTTATGCCCACCTGACGGATATGCCGGAACCAATCGATATCGTCAACGTCTTCAGAAGGAGTGAATTTCTGCCGGAAATTGCAGCCGAATATTTACAGACGAAGGCGCCGGTATTCTGGACGCAATTGGATGTCACGGACGAAGCCGTAGGGGAACAACTAAGACAAGCAGGACGTCAAGTGGTGATGGACCGCTGCATCAAAGTGGAGCACGCCATAGCGAAATAAGCGACTGAAGGGCGCCATAGCGCTCTTTTTATTTGACAAAAAGATTAATTTGACAGAAACTCACAGGACCGATACGATTAAACAGAGAAGCGAACATGTGTTTGTTGGAGGGAAATTAATGGCAAAATTACAGGAACACACATATAACGAAGATGCCATTCAGGTGCTTGAAGGGCTCGATGCTGTCCGGAAACGACCAGGTATGTACATCGGTTCAACCGATACCCGGGGGCTTCATCATCTTGTGTACGAAATCGTTGATAATTCCGTGGATGAAGTGTTGGCCGGCTACGGCAGCCGCATTTCCGTTACCATTCATGAAGACAATTCAGTAAGCGTGCGGGATTATGGTCGGGGAATGCCGACGGGGACACATGCAAGCGGTAAGCCGACACCGGAAGTTATTCTGACCGTGCTCCATGCCGGCGGAAAATTCGGCCAGGGCGGCTACAAGACCAGCGGCGGATTGCACGGCGTCGGTGCTTCAGTTGTGAATGCGCTGTCGGAATCACTTAAGGTGACCATCTACCGGAACGGCAAAGTATTCGAACAGCGATTTGAAAAAGGCGGAAAACCCGTCACAACACTTGAGGAAAAAGGAAAGACGAAGGAAAGCGGCACACTTATCCATTTCAAACCGGATGCGTCGATCTTTTCTGCAACGAAATTCAATTACGAAACGTTGAGCGAGCGGCTGCGTGAGTCGGCGTTCCTGCTGAAAAATACAGCAATTGAATTGAAAGACGAGCGCACAGCCGAAGAGGAGACGTTCCTGTTCGAAACCGGTATTGAAGCATTTGTCCGGTACTTGAATGAAGAGAAAGATGTGCTCCATAAAGTGGGATACATTGAAGGGGAACAGCAGAGCATTGAAGTGGAATTTGCGTTCCAGTTCAATGACGGCTATTCGGAGACGATTCTGTCGTTCGTCAATAACGTGCGGACGCGGGACGGCGGGACGCACGAGACAGGCGCAAAAGCGGCGATGACCCGGGTATTCAACGATTACGCAAGAAAGATCAACTTGCTGAAAGAAAAAGATAAAAACCTGGATGGCTCGGATATCCGGGAAGGCCTGGCGGCGATCGTATCCGTCCGGATTCCGGAAGAATTGCTGCAATTTGAAGGACAAACAAAAGGCAAGCTTGGCACAAGTGAAGCGCGAAGCGCGGTCGATGCGGTCGTATCGGAAAAGCTGATGTACTTCCTCGAAGAAAACGCGGAACTCAGCGCATCGCTCGTCCGGAAAGCCATCCGGGCATCGCAGGCGCGGCTTGCAGCCCGAAAAGCGCGGGAAGATGCACGGAACGGCAAGAAACGCAAAAAGTCCGATACGCTGCTTTCCGGTAAACTGACACCGGCCCAGTCCCGCAATGCAAAGAAAAATGAATTGTATCTCGTGGAAGGGGATTCGGCCGGCGGATCTGCCAAACAAGGGCGCGACCGCAGCTTCCAGGCGATTTTGCCGCTCCGCGGGAAAGTCGTCAACACGGAAAAAGCGAAACTTGAAGATATCATGAAAAATGAAGAAATTTCCACGATCATTCACGCAATCGGCGGCGGTGTGGCGTCTGAGTTCGCGGTGGATGACATCGCCTATAACAAAGTCGTCATCATGACGGATGCCGACACGGATGGCGCGCATATCCAAGTGCTTCTCCTGACATTCTTCTACCGCTACATGAAACCGCTGATCGATGCCGGGAAAGTCTATATCGCACTTCCGCCGCTGTATAAAGTCTCCAAAGGCGCCGGCAAAAAAGAAGTGATCGAATATGCTTGGACAGAAAACGAGCTGGATGCCGCCATCAAAAAAATCGGCAAAGGCTATGGAATTCAACGCTATAAAGGACTTGGCGAGATGAACGCTGACCAGCTGTGGGAGACGACGATGAATCCGGAAACGCGCACGTTGATCCGCGTGACGATCGAAGACGGCGCGCGTGCAGAGCGTCATATCACAACATTGATGGGCGATAAAGTGGAACCGCGCCGCAAATGGATCGAAAGCCATGTGGACTTTGGTCTTGAAGACGATAACAACATTCTGGAAAACGATTTGATTCATGAAGAGGAGGAAGTGATTTGACGCAGCTCGAAAAGTTTCAGGACCTTCCTCTGGAGGAAGTGATCGGCGACCGCTTCGGCCGCTATTCAAAATACATTATTCAGGACCGGGCGCTGCCGGATGCACGCGACGGCCTGAAACCGGTACAGCGACGCATTCTGTATGCGATGTTCCGGGAAGGCAACACAAACGATAAAGGGTTCCGGAAATCGGCGAAAACCGTCGGAAACGTCATCGGTAACTATCATCCGCACGGTGACAGCTCGGTATACGAGGCGATGGTCCGGATGAGCCAGGATTGGAAAGTCCGGCACATGCTGGTTGAAATGCATGGTAACAACGGTTCAATGGATGGCGATCCGCCGGCAGCGATGCGTTATACAGAAGCCCGATTGTCAGCCATTGCATCTGAAATGCTGCGGGACATCGATAAACGGACCGTGGATTTTATTCCGAATTTCGATGACACCGAGAACGAGCCGACGGTTCTGCCGGCGAAATTCCCGAGTCTTCTCGTCAACGGATCGACAGGTATTTCCGCGGGGTATGCGACGGATATTCCGCCGCACGCCCTCCACGAAGTGCTCGATGCCGTGCTGATGCGCATGGATAAATCGGATGCGACGGTCGAGGAACTGATGACCGTACTGAAAGGGCCGGACTTTCCGACCGGGGGCACCATTCAAGGGACCGACGGCATTCGCCAGGCATACGAAACCGGTAAGGGCCGGATCGTTGTTCGGGCCAAATCGGGAACTGAAAGCCTGAAAGGCGGCAAGGAACAGATTGTCATTACGGAAATTCCGTATGAAGTGAATAAAGCAAACCTTGTCAAAAAGATTGACGACCTCCGGTTTGACCGGAAGCTGGAAGGCATCGCGGATGTGCGGGATGAATCAGACCGAACGGGTCTCCGCATGGTCATTGAGCTGAAAAAAGACATCGATGCAACCGGTGTGTTGAATTACCTGTACAAGAATACCGATCTGCAGATCAGCTACAACTTTAATATGGTTGCGATTTACAAGCGCCGGCCGACGGTGATGACCTTGCCGAAACTGCTGGATGCGTATATCGACCATCAAAAAGAAGTGATCACAAAGCGGTCTGAATTCGATTTGCAGAAAGCGAATGACCGGCTTCATATTGTCGAAGGGCTCATGAAAGCCTTGTCAATTCTCGACAAAGTGATCAAGACGATCCGGGCATCGACGGATAAGCGGGATGCAAAAACCAATTTAAAAGAAGCGTATAAGTTCACGGAAGCACAAGCGGAAGCAATCGTATCGCTTCAGCTTTACCGCCTGACGAATACCGATATCTCGGAACTTCAGAAAGAAGAGCAGGAACTGCGCAAAAAAATTGAAGAGTTGACCGGTATCCTGACGAGCCCTAAAAAATTAAACAAAGTGATTAAGAAAGAACTGACCGCTGTCCGGAAGCAATTTGCAGAGCCGCGCCGGTCGGTCATCGAAGAGAAGATCGAAGAACTGAAAATCACGAAAGAATTGCTCGTGCCAAGCGAGGAAGTGATCGTGACCGTCACGAAAGATGGTTACGTCAAACGGACGAGCCTGCGCTCGCATGCAGCATCCAATGGCCAGGAGTTCGCGATGAAAGAAAGTGATATGCTGCTGTTCGAAGGCAATTTGAATACACAGGATACGCTCCTCATCTTCACGACAGCCGGGAATTTTGTCTACCAGCCGGTTCACGAATTGCCGGATATCCGCTGGAAAGATCTCGGCCAGCATTTATCGAGCATTGTCCCGCTTGACGACGAGGAAGCCGTTCTGTCAGTGCTGCCCGTTAAATCATTTGAAGAGGAAGCAACGATTGTAACAGCTTCCGCGAATGGTCTCGTGAAACAATCGGCACTGAAAGATTATCAGATGCAGCGTTATTCGAAGCCGATCAAGACGATGAATTTGAAGAAAGATGATCGCATGATTTTTGCAGCACTCCACACGGATGAACCGGAATTCTTCATGGCGACCCGGTTCGGATACGGCGTGCGATTCCAGATGGAGGAAGTGCCGGTGACGGGACTTAGGACAGCGGGCGTAAAAGGCATCAACTTGAAAGATGGCGATGAGACCGTATCTGCTCTCCTGATCAAAGAAGGGCCAGACTTTGAATTGCTCCTCCTCACCCAACGCGGGGCTGTGAAGAAAATGAAGCCATCTGAATTTGAAACAGGCACCCGTGCCAAACGGGGGCTGGTCATGTTGCGGGAAGTGAAGTCCAATCCCCATAGTGTGGCAGGCGTCATCGGAGTACAGGGTACGGAAGAAATTATCATTGAAACCGAAAAAGGGCACCGGATTCCGGTCAGTATTAAGAAACTGAAAGCGGCAGACCGGTATTCCAATGGTTCGTTCCTGCTTGATGAGAAAACGGATGGCCGGGCGGTCACTGTTTATCGTGTGGAACAGCCGGAATAAAACAATATAGGAAACAAATGAAAAGCATCGCCTGCGGGCGGTGCTTTTTTGTATGCAAGAATCTAGTCCCGAAATGATGCAATGGCAATGCAGGAACTTTGGAGAAGCAGGTCGAATAATAAAAAGTAAATGATCGAGAGGAGATACAAGACCATGATCCTACAGTATGATCGGATTCTTGTTGCTGTCGATGGCTCAAAAGAAGCGGAATGGGCGTTTCAAAAATCCATTGGTATTGCCCAGCGGAACCGGGCTGCTTTGTTCATAGTCAACATTTTGGATGCCCGTTTGTTCCAAGGGAATAAAATGTATGACAGTTCTGTCATGAGGGGAGGCGAACAGCAAGCGAGAAAGGCGGCAGAAAAGCTGTTGAACCGCTATAAAGCAGAAGCGGAAGCGGCGG
Above is a genomic segment from Planococcus lenghuensis containing:
- a CDS encoding HesB/YadR/YfhF family protein produces the protein MIRLDIVVSKEALNWFKDEMEAEPGENIRFFARYGGSSKLHAGFSLGVTKDTPDEAAAESTYDNLLFFVEERDKWYFDGHNLHVLFNESTGELEYDYKKA
- the parE gene encoding DNA topoisomerase IV subunit B, with the protein product MAKLQEHTYNEDAIQVLEGLDAVRKRPGMYIGSTDTRGLHHLVYEIVDNSVDEVLAGYGSRISVTIHEDNSVSVRDYGRGMPTGTHASGKPTPEVILTVLHAGGKFGQGGYKTSGGLHGVGASVVNALSESLKVTIYRNGKVFEQRFEKGGKPVTTLEEKGKTKESGTLIHFKPDASIFSATKFNYETLSERLRESAFLLKNTAIELKDERTAEEETFLFETGIEAFVRYLNEEKDVLHKVGYIEGEQQSIEVEFAFQFNDGYSETILSFVNNVRTRDGGTHETGAKAAMTRVFNDYARKINLLKEKDKNLDGSDIREGLAAIVSVRIPEELLQFEGQTKGKLGTSEARSAVDAVVSEKLMYFLEENAELSASLVRKAIRASQARLAARKAREDARNGKKRKKSDTLLSGKLTPAQSRNAKKNELYLVEGDSAGGSAKQGRDRSFQAILPLRGKVVNTEKAKLEDIMKNEEISTIIHAIGGGVASEFAVDDIAYNKVVIMTDADTDGAHIQVLLLTFFYRYMKPLIDAGKVYIALPPLYKVSKGAGKKEVIEYAWTENELDAAIKKIGKGYGIQRYKGLGEMNADQLWETTMNPETRTLIRVTIEDGARAERHITTLMGDKVEPRRKWIESHVDFGLEDDNNILENDLIHEEEEVI
- a CDS encoding CoA-binding protein; the protein is MQNPSRNEIRSILDQAETIAVIGLSPNPARTSHMVSKAMQDAGYRIIPVNPMADEVLGEKSYAHLTDMPEPIDIVNVFRRSEFLPEIAAEYLQTKAPVFWTQLDVTDEAVGEQLRQAGRQVVMDRCIKVEHAIAK
- the parC gene encoding DNA topoisomerase IV subunit A; this encodes MTQLEKFQDLPLEEVIGDRFGRYSKYIIQDRALPDARDGLKPVQRRILYAMFREGNTNDKGFRKSAKTVGNVIGNYHPHGDSSVYEAMVRMSQDWKVRHMLVEMHGNNGSMDGDPPAAMRYTEARLSAIASEMLRDIDKRTVDFIPNFDDTENEPTVLPAKFPSLLVNGSTGISAGYATDIPPHALHEVLDAVLMRMDKSDATVEELMTVLKGPDFPTGGTIQGTDGIRQAYETGKGRIVVRAKSGTESLKGGKEQIVITEIPYEVNKANLVKKIDDLRFDRKLEGIADVRDESDRTGLRMVIELKKDIDATGVLNYLYKNTDLQISYNFNMVAIYKRRPTVMTLPKLLDAYIDHQKEVITKRSEFDLQKANDRLHIVEGLMKALSILDKVIKTIRASTDKRDAKTNLKEAYKFTEAQAEAIVSLQLYRLTNTDISELQKEEQELRKKIEELTGILTSPKKLNKVIKKELTAVRKQFAEPRRSVIEEKIEELKITKELLVPSEEVIVTVTKDGYVKRTSLRSHAASNGQEFAMKESDMLLFEGNLNTQDTLLIFTTAGNFVYQPVHELPDIRWKDLGQHLSSIVPLDDEEAVLSVLPVKSFEEEATIVTASANGLVKQSALKDYQMQRYSKPIKTMNLKKDDRMIFAALHTDEPEFFMATRFGYGVRFQMEEVPVTGLRTAGVKGINLKDGDETVSALLIKEGPDFELLLLTQRGAVKKMKPSEFETGTRAKRGLVMLREVKSNPHSVAGVIGVQGTEEIIIETEKGHRIPVSIKKLKAADRYSNGSFLLDEKTDGRAVTVYRVEQPE
- a CDS encoding universal stress protein, whose product is MILQYDRILVAVDGSKEAEWAFQKSIGIAQRNRAALFIVNILDARLFQGNKMYDSSVMRGGEQQARKAAEKLLNRYKAEAEAAGVKPVEIIIERGSPRVTIPRGVARKIDADLIICGASGLNRVERFIMGSVSQSIARMSACDVLVVRTEEEIDEAAAEA
- the plsY gene encoding glycerol-3-phosphate 1-O-acyltransferase PlsY → METLFAVIAAYVLGSIPAGLWVGKAFYNTDIRKMGSGNLGATNAFRTLGKKAGAAVTLIDILKGTAAVLLPLVIETDIHPLILGVAAVVGHIFPVFAGFRGGKAVATSGGVLLAYHWPLFVVMVLSFFLVLKLTKIVSLTSISLGFIAMAYTAVYVWLTGDWLLFIVIVILSVFIIYRHRSNIARIRAGTEPKVKWM